The genomic stretch TCCACGGCTTCACCAAAGCGCTGGCCCAGGAGGGCGCTGCCAAGGGCATCACTTGCAACGCGATCGCCCCGGGGTACATCGACACCGACATGGTGGCGGCCGTGCCTGAGCGTGTCCTGGAGAAGATCGTCGCCAAGATTCCCGTAGGGCGCCTCGGCCACGCCGATGAGATCGCTCGCGGGGTGCTGTTCCTGGTGGCTGACGAGGCCGGCTTCATCACCGGATCCACCTTGTCGATCAACGGCGGACAGCACATGTACTAGTTCTTAGCATCACATCTGACCGGGCCCTGAGAAACCCGTAGCGTGCGCCGCACACTACGGGTTTCTCTTTTTAATCAGTACTTACCGCACCCCTATTGTGCGGTGCACATCCAGCTGCTAGGCTGTATCTGGCGTGAACGGAACGTCTTCCATACAAACCCAGGAGCCTCCCATGAGCACCGCACCCTTCGAGTTCGAGACCCTCTTCAAGGGCTACCCCGACCTGGCCTCCCGCACCCAGGAAGTCAGCCGTATCTACCTCGACGCCACCAGCGAGATCCTACGCGAACAGGCCGCTACGGCCGAGAAGCTGGTGGACTTCGGCGTCCGCGCCATGCGCCTGCCGGAGAAGACCGAACCGGCTGAGTTCTTCGCCGACCGTCTGCAGCAGCAGCGCGAGCTCCTCGACACGGTGAGCGCCAGCGCCGAGAAGATCATCGCCCAGGTCAACGACGCCAGCCATAAGGCCTTCAGCGCCTGGGCCGACGTGACCACCGCCGAAGGCAACGCCTAAGGCCGTTGCAATCCTGAGCGCCGGGCCGGCCACGCCGGCACGGCGCTGAGGGGGCTGGTGATGCGCCTCATACGCAAGCAGAAGAACCGTCGACTCTACGACACGGTAGACCGACGCAACATCACCCTGCAGGAGCTCGCGCGACTGATCGGCGCGGGCGAGCAGATCCAGGTGGAGGACGGCACCACCGGTGAGAACGTCACCCGTGCGGTGCTCCTTCAGATCCTGCTCGAGCAGGAGTCTCCCGGCCGCGTGCTGCTCTCGGAGTCCTTCCTGGAATCCCTGATTCGCCTCGGCCACAACCCGCTGCAACAGATGGCCTCGAACTACCTCGACGCCAGCCTCGCAGCCTTCGAACGCTATCAATCGGACCTCGCCCAGCGCTGGCGCGCCGATGCCAAAGCCATGAGTCACCCCGCAGAAGTGCTGACCGAGGCGGCGCAACGCTCGCTCAGCAGCTGGATATCCATGCAGCGCTCGATCTTCGATGCCTGGTCCGGCAAGGGACCTGAGCCGCCCCCAGACGCTGCCCCCGACTCAGACGAACAAAACGATTAGCCGATAAGGAAATGCCCGTGCAACTCGACGGCAAACTCATCATCATCACCGGCGCGGCCGGCGGACTTGGCCGGGCGATGGCCCACGAGCTCTCGGGCGTTGGCGCACAGCTGGCGCTGGTGGATCTCGATCAGGCGGCCGCCCAGTCCGTCGCCGACGACCTGAACACCCCCGCCAAGGCCTACGCGGCCAACATCGCCGACGAGAGTGCGGTGGACGCCCTCTACGCGAGCATCGCGGCCGATTTCGGCCCCGAGCTCCATGGCCTCGTCA from Pseudomonadota bacterium encodes the following:
- a CDS encoding polyhydroxyalkanoate synthesis regulator DNA-binding domain-containing protein; the protein is MRLIRKQKNRRLYDTVDRRNITLQELARLIGAGEQIQVEDGTTGENVTRAVLLQILLEQESPGRVLLSESFLESLIRLGHNPLQQMASNYLDASLAAFERYQSDLAQRWRADAKAMSHPAEVLTEAAQRSLSSWISMQRSIFDAWSGKGPEPPPDAAPDSDEQND